In Halobaculum halobium, a genomic segment contains:
- a CDS encoding DoxX family protein — translation MSTQEITLRSTIGGFTAEGKLHTLSVWFILALRLMIGLAFFQSGLDKVLSGSFSAAGYLQNAPPANGSPVADLFVTMGSTGWFVDFVNVAVPWGEVLIGLGVIVGGFTRLAAFFGAFMMLLFYLGNWDISHGYINGDFAYMLVFLSVAAFGAGRIIGIDQYIEGYDLGGETLIERYPWMRYLLG, via the coding sequence ATGTCAACGCAAGAGATCACACTCCGAAGTACGATCGGCGGCTTCACCGCCGAAGGCAAACTGCATACGCTGAGCGTTTGGTTCATCCTCGCGCTCAGACTGATGATCGGGCTGGCGTTCTTCCAGAGCGGCCTCGACAAGGTGCTATCGGGCAGCTTCAGCGCCGCTGGCTACCTCCAGAACGCGCCGCCTGCGAACGGGAGCCCCGTCGCCGATCTATTCGTTACGATGGGGAGTACGGGCTGGTTCGTCGACTTCGTCAACGTGGCCGTGCCGTGGGGAGAGGTGCTCATCGGGCTCGGCGTGATCGTCGGCGGATTCACCCGGCTGGCGGCGTTCTTTGGCGCGTTCATGATGCTGTTGTTCTACCTCGGCAACTGGGACATCTCCCACGGGTACATCAACGGCGACTTCGCGTACATGCTCGTGTTCCTCTCGGTCGCCGCGTTCGGCGCCGGACGGATCATCGGCATCGACCAGTACATCGAGGGGTACGACCTCGGCGGAGAGACACTCATCGAGCGGTACCCGTGGATGCGGTACCTGCTCGGCTGA
- a CDS encoding TIGR00266 family protein, translating into MDHDITSRPSFALLTVSLDSGEAVRAESGAMVSHDRGVDIETNATGGFLKSVRRAFGGESFFQNTFTATEAGDVQFAPPLPGDIDHFELRGETVYVQSGSYLAGGAALDVDTDFGGARTFFGGEGLFLLRVSGDGPLFVSSYGAIEAVDLDDRDSFIVDTGHVVAFEETAEFTVRRVGGLRSTLASGEGLVCEFTGSGTVWLQSRSQDAFLSWLLPKLPTRSSSA; encoded by the coding sequence ATGGACCACGACATTACGTCCCGTCCGTCGTTCGCCCTGCTGACCGTCTCGCTTGACAGCGGGGAGGCGGTCCGCGCGGAGTCGGGCGCGATGGTGAGCCACGACCGCGGTGTCGACATTGAGACCAACGCGACCGGCGGCTTCCTGAAATCGGTTCGGCGCGCGTTTGGCGGCGAGAGCTTCTTCCAGAACACCTTCACCGCGACGGAAGCCGGCGACGTGCAGTTCGCGCCGCCGCTTCCGGGCGACATCGACCACTTCGAACTGCGCGGGGAGACGGTGTATGTGCAGTCCGGGTCGTACCTCGCGGGCGGCGCAGCGCTCGACGTCGACACGGATTTCGGCGGCGCTCGGACGTTCTTCGGCGGCGAGGGGTTGTTTCTCCTGCGCGTCTCTGGCGACGGTCCGCTGTTCGTGTCGAGCTACGGCGCCATCGAAGCGGTCGATCTCGACGACCGGGACTCCTTCATCGTCGACACGGGCCACGTCGTCGCCTTCGAGGAGACGGCCGAGTTCACGGTTCGCCGCGTCGGCGGGTTACGGTCGACGCTCGCGAGCGGCGAAGGGCTCGTGTGCGAGTTCACCGGATCGGGGACCGTCTGGCTCCAGTCCCGCAGCCAGGACGCGTTCCTCTCGTGGCTCCTGCCGAAGCTCCCGACGCGGTCGTCTTCGGCCTGA
- a CDS encoding TIGR00341 family protein, protein MRLIRTLVSVDAVSDVEAVLDGYDIDHVVVSEASDRKASVLVEFPVPPQAVETVLDELREIEASEDAYTVVTSAESVFAPHVDELEARFVTGTEEDDAIATEEVRATALDLTPSPATYYSMTALSALVATAGLLLDSPAVVVGSMVIAPFVGSALTASVGTVLDERDMLWEGLKTQLLGLVLAIAAATAFSAGLRYATVIPPALDVTTTQQIASRISPGLLSLVVGACAGAAGAFGLATGVSVALVGVMVAAALVPAAAAVGIGIAWNVPGVALGAFLLLVLNVVAIHLSAAAVLWYLGYRPDRSTAGGDTAVGSTPRYASAAILGVVLAATLLASGGLVGAQIGFERQANDAAGDALDAEAYADLELVSVSSAFRLRGPIASGDVQRVTVVVARPADQPYPALSRTIADRLERDTDREVAVTVEFVERQTTTPEPSTAVDSAGSG, encoded by the coding sequence ATGCGACTGATTCGGACGCTCGTGTCCGTTGACGCCGTCAGCGACGTGGAAGCGGTTCTCGACGGGTATGACATCGACCACGTCGTCGTCAGCGAAGCGAGCGACCGCAAGGCGAGCGTGCTCGTGGAGTTCCCCGTCCCCCCGCAAGCCGTCGAGACCGTGCTCGACGAACTCCGTGAGATCGAGGCCAGCGAGGACGCGTACACGGTCGTCACCAGCGCGGAATCGGTGTTCGCACCCCACGTTGACGAGCTGGAGGCGCGGTTCGTCACGGGCACGGAGGAAGACGACGCGATCGCCACCGAAGAAGTACGCGCGACCGCGCTGGACTTGACACCGAGTCCGGCGACGTACTACTCGATGACGGCCCTGAGCGCGCTCGTCGCGACGGCGGGACTGCTGCTCGACTCTCCGGCGGTCGTCGTCGGGTCGATGGTCATCGCGCCGTTTGTGGGCTCTGCACTCACCGCCAGCGTAGGAACCGTCCTCGACGAGCGCGACATGCTGTGGGAAGGGCTGAAAACGCAACTGCTCGGACTCGTGCTCGCGATCGCAGCGGCGACCGCCTTCAGCGCCGGGCTGCGATACGCGACGGTGATTCCGCCGGCGTTGGACGTGACGACAACCCAGCAGATCGCCAGCCGGATCTCTCCCGGCCTGCTCTCGCTCGTTGTCGGGGCCTGCGCGGGCGCCGCCGGCGCGTTCGGTCTCGCCACGGGGGTGTCGGTCGCGCTCGTCGGGGTGATGGTTGCCGCCGCGTTGGTGCCCGCGGCCGCCGCCGTCGGCATCGGCATCGCGTGGAACGTCCCCGGCGTCGCGCTGGGCGCGTTTCTGCTGCTCGTGTTGAACGTCGTCGCGATCCACCTGTCGGCGGCGGCGGTGCTGTGGTACCTCGGCTACCGCCCCGACCGGTCGACCGCAGGCGGCGACACCGCCGTCGGTAGCACTCCTCGATACGCCTCGGCGGCGATACTCGGCGTCGTTCTCGCCGCGACGCTCTTGGCCAGCGGCGGGCTCGTGGGCGCGCAGATCGGCTTCGAGCGCCAGGCCAACGACGCCGCCGGCGACGCGCTCGACGCCGAGGCGTACGCCGACCTGGAACTCGTCTCAGTCTCGTCGGCGTTCCGGCTTCGCGGCCCGATAGCGAGCGGCGACGTACAGCGGGTGACGGTCGTCGTCGCGCGGCCCGCAGACCAACCGTATCCGGCGTTGAGTCGGACGATCGCCGACCGACTCGAACGCGATACCGACAGAGAGGTGGCGGTCACCGTCGAGTTTGTCGAACGCCAGACGACCACGCCCGAACCGTCGACGGCGGTCGACTCGGCGGGGTCGGGGTGA
- a CDS encoding acetamidase/formamidase family protein: MTRTVVSHTDGHVYEFAPEMEPVYTADDGERLTFETIDSLNGAIQTDDDLLEAIPEEVNAATGPVAVEGAEPGDVLRVEIEDVRVNEDRGRVVTAPGFGLLQDREDIDHPATRITEVSDDGESLSFGEQTVPIDPVIGTIGVATADEPVSTLTPHDHGGNLDTTDMTTGTTAYFPVFQEGGLLAMGDSKAAMADGEMCGTGAEIGTDVDVTVSVVSDPPVSLERPLVHTGSAWKTIASAETLESAVAMANEDIIDLLRHEHGYSATDAYLFSSLVGGLEISQVVDPLVTARNAIPDEYLSDPF, translated from the coding sequence ATGACACGAACTGTGGTGTCACACACCGACGGACACGTGTACGAGTTCGCTCCCGAGATGGAGCCGGTCTACACCGCCGACGACGGCGAGCGGTTGACGTTCGAGACGATCGACAGCCTGAACGGCGCCATACAGACCGACGACGACCTGCTGGAGGCGATCCCGGAAGAGGTCAACGCTGCAACCGGGCCGGTGGCCGTCGAGGGCGCCGAACCGGGCGACGTCCTCCGGGTCGAGATCGAAGACGTCCGAGTGAACGAGGACCGCGGCCGCGTCGTCACCGCGCCGGGGTTCGGCCTCCTGCAGGACCGCGAGGACATCGACCACCCCGCGACCCGAATCACCGAGGTGAGCGACGACGGGGAGTCGCTGTCGTTCGGCGAGCAGACGGTTCCGATCGACCCCGTCATCGGAACGATCGGCGTCGCGACGGCCGATGAACCGGTCTCGACGCTGACGCCGCACGATCACGGCGGGAACCTCGACACCACCGACATGACGACCGGCACGACCGCGTACTTCCCGGTGTTCCAAGAGGGCGGACTGCTGGCGATGGGCGACTCGAAGGCGGCGATGGCCGACGGCGAAATGTGCGGTACCGGCGCCGAGATTGGCACCGATGTCGACGTGACTGTCTCGGTGGTGTCGGATCCACCGGTGTCGCTGGAGCGACCGCTCGTTCACACGGGCTCGGCGTGGAAGACGATCGCCAGCGCCGAGACGCTCGAATCGGCGGTCGCGATGGCGAACGAGGACATCATCGACCTCCTGCGTCACGAACACGGCTACTCCGCCACTGACGCGTATCTGTTCAGCAGTCTCGTCGGTGGTCTGGAGATCAGCCAGGTCGTCGATCCGCTGGTCACTGCACGCAACGCGATCCCGGACGAGTACCTCTCCGATCCGTTCTAA
- a CDS encoding MmgE/PrpD family protein → MSHIPERRLAAFVAETAYDDLSEEVPETVTRAVVDTVGVTLAGAVEGAGETTGRSAGIDPDDADAATLLGTAGAGDAAATALRVGTAAHALDYDDLSWALDGHPSVTLVPPLFALAGETGASGHDLITAFAVGFEVECAIAGPISPAHYEAGWHATATFGAFGASAAAASLLGLDAEATERALSIAASTPAGTKRNFGSMTKPLHAGLCCRSGVTAATLARDGLTATRTAVSGEQGFWDLYDPRTDDKSDGSTHRERFAFDPDGDWAIETEGIHAKAYPCCYFTHTSIAATADIVEDGVSPDDIERIEVRAAGGAGDALAYSDPETGLQAKFSMEHAVACAAVRDRVDLSAFETEALADPAVDAVRERVDFSVDDSLPYDSHEATVRIETVDGTVEERQRTDPPGVHTDPLSPERRREKFTECAERAVSAAEAERLYERLSNLPKLDDVAATVAGAESVRDLP, encoded by the coding sequence ATGAGCCACATACCCGAGCGGCGACTCGCGGCGTTCGTCGCCGAAACGGCATACGACGACCTCTCCGAGGAGGTCCCGGAGACGGTCACTCGCGCGGTCGTCGACACCGTCGGCGTCACCCTCGCGGGCGCCGTCGAGGGCGCGGGCGAGACGACCGGGAGGTCCGCGGGTATCGATCCAGACGACGCTGACGCGGCGACGCTGCTGGGAACCGCCGGCGCCGGCGACGCCGCGGCCACGGCGCTGCGCGTGGGCACCGCCGCTCACGCGCTCGATTACGACGACCTGTCGTGGGCACTCGACGGCCACCCCAGCGTGACGCTCGTCCCGCCGCTGTTCGCGCTCGCCGGTGAAACTGGCGCGTCGGGCCACGACCTGATCACCGCATTCGCCGTCGGCTTCGAGGTCGAGTGCGCGATCGCGGGGCCGATCAGTCCGGCCCACTACGAGGCCGGCTGGCACGCCACCGCGACGTTCGGCGCGTTCGGTGCCAGCGCCGCCGCGGCATCGCTGCTCGGGTTAGACGCAGAGGCGACAGAGCGGGCGCTGTCGATCGCCGCCTCGACGCCGGCGGGGACGAAGCGAAACTTCGGCTCGATGACGAAGCCGCTGCACGCGGGGTTGTGCTGTCGATCGGGCGTCACCGCGGCGACGCTGGCGCGCGATGGCCTCACTGCGACCCGGACCGCGGTCTCCGGCGAGCAGGGATTCTGGGACCTGTACGACCCTCGAACTGACGACAAATCCGACGGCAGTACGCACCGCGAGCGCTTCGCGTTCGATCCCGACGGCGACTGGGCCATCGAAACCGAGGGGATCCACGCGAAAGCGTACCCGTGCTGCTACTTCACCCACACCAGCATCGCGGCGACGGCGGATATCGTCGAGGACGGCGTTTCACCCGACGACATCGAGCGGATCGAGGTTCGCGCGGCCGGCGGCGCCGGCGACGCGCTCGCGTACTCCGACCCGGAGACCGGGCTGCAGGCGAAGTTCTCGATGGAGCACGCCGTCGCCTGCGCGGCCGTCCGCGACCGCGTCGATCTGTCGGCGTTCGAGACCGAGGCGCTCGCCGACCCCGCAGTCGACGCCGTCCGCGAGCGCGTCGACTTCTCCGTCGACGACTCGCTCCCGTACGACTCTCACGAGGCGACCGTGCGTATCGAGACCGTCGACGGGACAGTCGAGGAGCGACAGCGGACGGACCCGCCTGGCGTTCACACCGACCCGCTGTCTCCTGAGCGGCGTCGCGAGAAGTTCACAGAGTGCGCCGAGCGGGCGGTGTCCGCGGCGGAAGCCGAACGCCTGTATGAGCGGCTGTCGAACCTGCCGAAACTGGACGACGTGGCGGCGACAGTCGCTGGTGCGGAGTCGGTGAGGGACCTGCCGTAA
- a CDS encoding acyl-CoA dehydrogenase family protein: MVATDTVQLTDRQREVRDAVGDICDEFDAAYWREHDAEGQYPHEFVNALAEEGWLGVLLPEEYGGKGYGTEEAVAMMYTIARSGAGFSGAQTVHAAIYNSAPLVNYGGEELKADLLPRVASGDAWIQCFSLTEPKAGSESTAIETEAVRDGDEYVINGEKLWTSRIDVSDYLVLAARTTPREAVDKKTEGVSLFLVDIERGHDDDSIHLEEIDKTASGVVSSFRVTYDDLRVPADRLIGVEDEGFYQVLDGLNEERLVIAAETVGLGELAVKKGVDYANDREVFGRAIGQNQAIQHPLAAGHARLQAAKQFTFAAAKRTGDEDRKAIGAWANTAKYLAAEAAFEAADAAVQAHGGRGVDRAYDVERYLREARLTRLVPVTQELALNYLGENVLELPRSY; encoded by the coding sequence ATGGTAGCTACCGACACGGTCCAGTTGACCGACCGGCAACGCGAAGTCCGCGACGCCGTCGGTGACATCTGCGACGAGTTCGACGCAGCGTACTGGCGTGAACACGACGCCGAGGGCCAGTACCCACACGAGTTCGTGAACGCCCTCGCCGAGGAGGGGTGGCTCGGCGTGCTCCTGCCCGAAGAGTACGGCGGGAAGGGGTACGGCACCGAGGAAGCGGTTGCGATGATGTACACGATCGCCCGCAGCGGCGCCGGCTTCAGCGGCGCCCAGACCGTCCACGCAGCGATCTACAACTCCGCGCCGCTCGTGAATTACGGCGGTGAAGAACTGAAGGCAGATCTACTCCCGCGCGTCGCCAGCGGCGATGCGTGGATCCAGTGTTTCAGCCTCACGGAGCCGAAGGCCGGTTCCGAGTCGACCGCCATCGAGACCGAGGCCGTTCGCGACGGCGACGAGTACGTGATCAACGGCGAGAAGCTGTGGACCTCCCGTATCGACGTGAGCGACTACCTCGTGCTCGCTGCGCGGACGACCCCGCGAGAGGCGGTCGACAAAAAGACCGAGGGCGTCTCGCTGTTCCTCGTCGACATCGAACGCGGACACGACGACGACAGCATCCACCTGGAGGAGATCGACAAGACCGCGAGCGGCGTCGTCAGCTCTTTCCGGGTCACCTACGACGATCTCCGCGTCCCTGCCGACCGACTGATCGGCGTTGAGGACGAGGGGTTCTATCAGGTGCTCGACGGGCTCAACGAGGAGCGCCTCGTCATCGCGGCCGAGACCGTCGGCCTCGGTGAACTCGCCGTCAAGAAGGGCGTCGACTACGCGAACGATCGCGAGGTGTTCGGCCGGGCGATCGGGCAGAACCAAGCGATTCAACACCCGCTCGCGGCCGGGCACGCCCGCCTCCAAGCGGCCAAGCAGTTCACGTTCGCAGCCGCCAAGCGGACCGGCGACGAGGACCGCAAGGCTATCGGCGCGTGGGCGAACACCGCGAAGTACCTCGCGGCGGAGGCCGCGTTCGAGGCAGCCGACGCCGCCGTACAGGCCCACGGCGGTCGTGGCGTCGACCGAGCGTACGACGTGGAGCGATACCTCCGGGAGGCGCGGCTCACCCGCCTCGTCCCCGTCACGCAGGAACTGGCGCTGAACTACCTCGGGGAGAACGTGCTGGAGCTCCCGCGGTCGTACTGA
- a CDS encoding MaoC family dehydratase, which produces MTDNDTDDGTDDIERRLVEGWQGRYYEDFEVGDVYKHPYGRTVTETDNVWFTNLTMNLNPMHFNEAYAAETEFGERLVDGTFVIALAVGLSVIDVSANATANLGYDDIRHHAPVYHGDTIFAESEVLHKRESESRDHVGMVTTELRAYNQDDELVLSLERTPMVLKREFAEPSAAAPTGWPEGIGTQPEDLEE; this is translated from the coding sequence ATGACTGACAACGACACCGACGACGGAACGGACGACATCGAGCGGCGACTGGTCGAGGGCTGGCAGGGCCGCTACTACGAGGACTTCGAGGTCGGCGACGTGTACAAACACCCGTACGGCCGGACGGTGACCGAGACGGACAACGTCTGGTTCACCAACCTCACGATGAACCTGAACCCGATGCACTTCAACGAGGCGTACGCCGCCGAGACGGAGTTCGGCGAGCGCCTCGTCGACGGCACCTTCGTCATCGCGTTGGCCGTCGGGCTGAGCGTCATCGACGTGAGCGCGAACGCGACCGCCAACCTCGGCTACGACGACATCCGCCATCACGCGCCGGTCTATCACGGCGACACGATCTTCGCGGAGAGCGAGGTGCTCCACAAGCGCGAGAGCGAGTCGCGCGACCACGTCGGCATGGTCACCACCGAGCTTCGCGCGTACAACCAAGACGACGAGCTGGTCCTCTCGCTTGAGCGCACGCCGATGGTGCTCAAGCGAGAGTTCGCCGAGCCGTCCGCCGCGGCGCCGACCGGATGGCCCGAGGGGATCGGCACGCAGCCGGAGGACCTCGAGGAGTGA
- a CDS encoding acetyl-CoA hydrolase/transferase C-terminal domain-containing protein, producing the protein MARGDRHAAGGPRGVTRETDPAARVPDSRIHGDLAVVGAAEAATRIPDDATMLVSGFGSVGYPKAVPKALADAAAVGGDDEGEDAGRDLSLSVVSGGSVGEEIDEALVEADAIDRRYPFQAREAINAAINDGRVAFADRHISSLGDDVRFGGMVETDGSVAVVEAVAVGPDWLIPSTSVGLTDAFVEAADSLIVEVNHDQPLSLAAFHDVYRTGTPPEREPIPLTSPDERIGGPRIEFEPEKLAAVVETTGRDAPYEFRDPTDVDLEIADRLGDFLEREVERSSLYDDSMRIQFGVGSLGNALMGALGDADLGDRDLIYYGEVLQDGLLDLLDTGELRSASATSLALSTEGQERLFEDAERYAEDVVIRTGNVSNGPALIDRFGVVAVNSAVEVDLYGHVNSTNLGGSRMISGVGGSGDFTRNAPLSVVALGSTAAGGDISKIVPKASHVDHTEHDVDVVITEHGVADLRGTSPRERAEALVECAHPDYREDLRAYLDRAGEGGGHEPVDLDTAFDWTDRA; encoded by the coding sequence ATGGCCCGAGGGGATCGGCACGCAGCCGGAGGACCTCGAGGAGTGACCCGCGAGACGGATCCCGCGGCACGCGTTCCCGACAGCCGGATCCACGGCGACCTCGCAGTCGTCGGCGCCGCCGAGGCCGCAACGCGAATCCCCGACGACGCAACGATGCTCGTCAGCGGCTTCGGCAGCGTCGGCTACCCCAAGGCCGTCCCGAAGGCGCTGGCCGACGCGGCCGCCGTGGGCGGAGACGACGAGGGCGAGGACGCTGGGCGCGATCTGTCGCTGTCGGTCGTCAGCGGCGGCAGCGTCGGCGAGGAGATCGACGAGGCGCTCGTCGAGGCCGACGCGATCGATCGCCGATATCCGTTCCAGGCGCGCGAGGCGATCAACGCCGCGATCAACGACGGCCGCGTCGCGTTCGCCGACCGCCACATCTCCTCGCTGGGCGACGACGTGCGCTTCGGCGGCATGGTCGAGACCGACGGCAGTGTCGCCGTCGTCGAGGCGGTCGCCGTCGGCCCAGACTGGCTGATCCCGTCCACGTCCGTGGGGCTAACAGACGCCTTCGTCGAGGCGGCCGATTCACTGATCGTGGAGGTCAACCACGACCAGCCTCTGTCGCTCGCGGCGTTCCACGACGTGTACCGAACGGGGACACCGCCCGAACGGGAGCCGATCCCACTGACATCCCCCGACGAGCGCATCGGCGGCCCGCGGATCGAGTTCGAACCTGAGAAACTCGCCGCAGTCGTCGAGACGACCGGCCGCGACGCCCCCTACGAGTTCCGCGACCCGACCGATGTTGACCTGGAGATCGCCGACCGCCTCGGCGACTTCTTGGAACGGGAGGTCGAACGCTCGTCGCTGTACGACGACTCGATGCGGATCCAATTTGGCGTGGGGAGCCTCGGCAACGCGCTGATGGGCGCGCTCGGCGACGCCGATCTGGGCGACCGTGACCTGATCTACTACGGCGAGGTGTTACAGGACGGCCTGCTCGACCTGCTGGATACGGGGGAACTCCGCTCCGCGAGCGCCACGTCGCTGGCGCTGTCGACTGAGGGGCAAGAACGGCTGTTCGAGGACGCCGAGCGCTACGCTGAGGACGTGGTTATCCGGACCGGCAACGTGTCGAACGGCCCTGCGCTGATCGATCGCTTCGGCGTCGTCGCGGTTAACAGCGCCGTCGAGGTCGACCTGTACGGCCACGTCAATTCCACCAATCTCGGCGGGTCGCGGATGATCAGCGGCGTCGGCGGCAGCGGCGACTTCACGCGCAACGCCCCGCTGTCGGTCGTCGCGCTCGGGTCGACAGCCGCCGGCGGCGACATCTCGAAGATCGTTCCGAAGGCGTCGCACGTCGATCACACCGAACACGACGTGGACGTGGTGATCACCGAACACGGCGTCGCCGACCTCCGCGGTACCTCCCCGCGCGAACGCGCCGAGGCGCTCGTCGAGTGTGCTCACCCCGACTACCGCGAGGACCTGCGCGCGTACCTCGACCGCGCTGGCGAGGGCGGCGGCCACGAACCCGTCGACCTCGACACCGCCTTCGACTGGACCGACCGGGCCTGA
- a CDS encoding TRAP transporter permease — MSDAEAEAGAATGDVSFDREQPWDAELVSLRNILIGLSVIFWAGVMLYTRFYPMPRAQFGVAFLGGILILYIVTELMALSDGGGNGHLLEDLKSAYGPGNRVDAALLSLSAIDVVITTVYMSVNFQALYVERAGRALPHEYVMAAVFSVLMVYLTWRSFGGTFVAVVLLGFGYGYFGMYAPGPLQHGGLGVERILRTVVISVDGFFGFLTQLVAAWIALFLLYAGFLKAYGAFDLIMRLAFRSAKYIDSGIAQTAVLSSAVIGSVNGSQTANAGMTGSFTIPLMKRNGVKPETAGAIEAVASTAGQVLPPVMGAGAFIMASLITGVTYVDVIIAGIIPAAILSITIFVAVHYVAAPQLDDTDASKLLGDKMPRSEFASESLKYGIPLAVLIYKLGVEQVTVGTAALWTTGAMLLTGMLFPVIHSALGDADETVVESLKRTSWETLDGAREGVVVLAPVTIILAAINGVVDILTATGVPTAISLTLLDLSGGVLLVAAILSMIICIILGLGMPTTASYTIVALLVAPTLISQFFLPEFAGHFFVFYAAILAGLTPPIATCVAVACGIAGANFWRSCLEAIKISAPLFILPFTFVYHPEIVSAQFDQVTFISGGFALFGAIAMIHGINYRFVFGDVVTITSRISFFVTGVLAMVYPSRIVQTAAVLVAIAMYVLQSFAGRPNPVGVIKKNLGLSTGGMPGTEQPDRE, encoded by the coding sequence ATGAGTGACGCGGAGGCGGAGGCTGGCGCGGCGACCGGCGACGTGAGCTTCGATCGCGAGCAGCCGTGGGACGCAGAGCTCGTGTCGCTTCGGAACATCCTGATCGGGCTCTCGGTGATATTCTGGGCCGGCGTGATGCTGTACACCCGGTTTTACCCGATGCCGCGCGCGCAGTTCGGGGTCGCCTTCCTCGGTGGAATTCTGATCCTGTACATCGTCACGGAGCTGATGGCGCTCTCCGACGGTGGCGGCAACGGACACCTGCTCGAAGACCTCAAGAGCGCATACGGGCCGGGTAACCGCGTCGACGCGGCGCTTTTGTCCCTGTCGGCGATCGACGTCGTCATTACCACGGTCTACATGTCCGTCAACTTCCAGGCGCTGTACGTCGAACGCGCGGGCCGTGCGCTCCCACACGAGTACGTCATGGCGGCCGTGTTCTCGGTCCTGATGGTGTACCTGACGTGGCGGTCGTTCGGTGGCACGTTCGTCGCGGTGGTGCTGCTCGGGTTCGGCTACGGCTACTTCGGGATGTACGCCCCCGGGCCGCTCCAACACGGCGGGCTCGGCGTCGAGCGCATCCTCCGGACAGTCGTCATCAGCGTCGACGGCTTCTTCGGATTCCTGACTCAGCTCGTCGCCGCGTGGATCGCGCTGTTCCTGCTGTATGCGGGATTCTTGAAGGCGTACGGCGCCTTCGACCTGATCATGCGGCTGGCGTTCCGTTCGGCGAAGTACATCGACTCCGGCATCGCTCAGACGGCAGTGCTTTCGAGCGCGGTCATCGGCTCGGTCAACGGGAGTCAGACGGCTAACGCCGGGATGACCGGTTCGTTCACGATTCCGTTGATGAAGCGCAACGGCGTCAAGCCGGAGACGGCGGGCGCTATCGAGGCGGTCGCCTCCACGGCGGGACAGGTGCTCCCGCCGGTCATGGGCGCGGGCGCGTTCATCATGGCATCGCTGATCACCGGCGTCACCTACGTCGACGTGATCATCGCGGGGATCATCCCCGCGGCCATCCTCTCGATCACGATCTTCGTCGCGGTCCACTACGTGGCCGCTCCGCAGCTCGACGACACCGACGCCTCGAAGCTGTTAGGCGACAAGATGCCGCGCTCGGAGTTCGCCTCCGAGAGCCTGAAGTACGGCATCCCGCTGGCGGTGCTCATCTACAAGCTCGGCGTCGAGCAGGTGACCGTCGGCACCGCGGCGCTGTGGACGACCGGCGCGATGTTGCTCACCGGCATGCTGTTCCCGGTGATCCACTCCGCCCTCGGTGACGCCGACGAGACGGTCGTCGAGTCCCTCAAGCGGACGAGCTGGGAGACGCTCGACGGCGCCCGCGAAGGCGTGGTCGTGCTCGCGCCGGTGACGATCATCCTCGCGGCCATTAACGGCGTCGTGGACATTCTGACCGCGACGGGCGTGCCGACGGCCATCTCGCTGACGCTGCTCGACCTGTCGGGCGGTGTCCTACTGGTCGCGGCCATCCTCTCGATGATCATCTGCATCATCCTCGGGCTGGGGATGCCGACGACGGCGTCGTACACCATCGTCGCGCTGCTGGTCGCGCCGACGCTCATCAGCCAGTTCTTCCTGCCGGAGTTCGCCGGGCACTTCTTCGTGTTCTACGCCGCAATTCTGGCGGGACTGACGCCGCCCATCGCGACGTGCGTGGCGGTCGCCTGCGGGATCGCGGGCGCGAACTTCTGGCGGAGCTGTCTCGAGGCGATCAAGATCTCCGCTCCGCTGTTCATCCTTCCGTTCACGTTCGTCTACCACCCCGAGATCGTCTCGGCGCAGTTCGACCAGGTGACGTTCATTTCGGGCGGATTCGCGCTCTTCGGCGCGATCGCGATGATCCACGGGATCAACTATCGGTTCGTCTTCGGCGACGTTGTGACGATTACCTCGCGTATCTCGTTCTTCGTCACCGGCGTGCTCGCGATGGTGTACCCCTCGCGGATCGTCCAGACCGCCGCGGTGCTGGTCGCGATCGCGATGTACGTGCTACAGTCGTTCGCCGGGCGCCCGAACCCCGTCGGCGTCATCAAGAAGAACCTCGGCCTGTCGACCGGCGGCATGCCCGGGACCGAGCAGCCGGACCGCGAATAG